In Nicotiana tabacum cultivar K326 chromosome 11, ASM71507v2, whole genome shotgun sequence, a single window of DNA contains:
- the LOC142166016 gene encoding uncharacterized protein LOC142166016, whose product MYIVSDRHDAIWKATSIVYPEVPHCACMFHLWNSNKTNFRKSQKQIKEVYFALARAYTVEEFNRHMAELEAIDSRVKIYLMDIGYDKWSRAHSKENRTMTMTSNIAESVNAANKHARDLPVVNLLDFMTTLIQKWNYTNRKDAVESFMKIGAKYEKILADNTILSQTMTVLSSTEFLHLVIDGQTRNVVRLHERNCTCGRFQLDDIPCPHAMAVIQKFHMDSYKYCSDYYSIDYLLKTYEISVNSLPDEITWQIPEHVSSQVVLPPKGKIKQERPKKKRGIVGWEGNTVTCALYGRKGHNRRTCRNIPKRD is encoded by the exons ATGTACATTGTATCAGACAGGCATGATGCTATATGGAAAGCAACTTCAATTGTCTATCCAGAAGTCCCTCATTGTGCATGTATGTTCCATCTGTGGAACAGCAATAAAACAAACTTCAGGAAGAGccaaaaacaaatcaaagaagTATATTTTGCTTTAGCAAGAGCATACACTGTTGAAGAATTCAACAGGCATATGGCAGAGTTAGAAGCTATTGATAGTAGAGTGAAAATATACCTGATGGATATTGGATATGATAAATGGTCCCGGGCGCATTCCAAGGAAAATAGAACCATGACCATGACATCGAATATTGCGGAATCAGTAAATGCAGCAAACAAGCACGCAAGAGACCTCCCAGTTGTGAATTTGCTTGACTTTATGACAACATTGATTCAAAAATGGAATTACACCAATCGGAAGGATGCAGTGGAATCATTTATGAAGATTGGTGCAAAGTATGAAAAAATATTGGCAGATAATACTATCTTATCACAGACGATGACG GTGTTGTCATCAACTGAATTCTTACATTTAGTAATTGATGGCCAAACAAGAAATGTGGTGCGCCTACATGAAAGAAACTGCACTTGTGGGAGGTTTCAGCTAGACGATATTCCATGTCCACATGCAATGGCAGTTATACAAAAATTCCATATGGATTCATACAAGTATTGCTCGGATTACTACAGCATAGACTACTTGCTGAAAACATATGAGATATCAGTAAATTCATTGCCTGATGAAATAACGTGGCAAATTCCAGAACATGTCTCTTCGCAGGTGGTACTGCcaccaaaaggaaaaatcaaacaAGAAAGACCTAAAAAGAAGAGAGGCATAGTAGGCTGGGAAGGAAATACAGTTACATGTGCACTATACGGGAGAAAAGGACACAACCGGAGAACATGCCGAAATATTCCAAAGAGAGATTGA
- the LOC107767533 gene encoding putative serine/threonine-protein kinase WNK11 isoform X1, with protein MLRLLLFTLIELRMPTANPDQENELFAEVDPSGRFGRYEELLGRGAEKMVYRAFDIAEGREVAWNQIKLSRFHGDSFIINKIYSEIKLLKNLKNDNIIVMYHFWKDCEKNILNFITEACASGNLREYRKKHRHVSIKALKKWSRQILKGLDYLHTHDPCVIHRDLNCSNIFINGNVGKVKIGDLGLATIVGKNHAAHTLLGTPEYMAPELYEEDYTELVDIYSFAMCLIEMATIEIPYSECDGIAKLYKMVTAGTKPQALNRVSDPELKAFILRCIGQPRARPPAAELLKDPFLSDVVSYDEN; from the exons ATGCTTAGGCTTCTTCTGTTTACTCTTATAGAACTCAGAATGCCGACTGCAAATCCTGATCAAGAAAATGAATTATTTGCTGAGGTTGATCCATCCGGGAGGTTTGGACGGTACGAGGAGCTTCTAGGCCGTGGTGCAGAGAAGATGGTGTATAGGGCGTTTGATATTGCGGAAGGCAGAGAAGTCGCCTGGAATCAGATTAAATTGAGCAGATTCCATGGCGACTCTTTCATCATCAATAAGATATATTCTGAGATCAAGTTGCTGAAGAACTTGAAGAATGACAACATCATAGTCATGTACCATTTCTGGAAGGACTGTGAGAAGAACATTCTGAATTTCATAACTGAGGCATGTGCGTCTGGTAATTTGAGGGAATACAGGAAGAAGCATCGTCATGTTTCGATAAAGGCCTTGAAGAAGTGGTCGAGACAGATACTAAAAGGCTTGGATTATCTCCATACTCATGACCCTTGTGTCATTCATAGAGACCTCAATTGCAGTAATATCTTTATCAATGGTAATGTTGGAAAG GTAAAGATTGGTGATCTTGGTCTGGCAACAATTGTAGGGAAGAACCATGCAGCACATACTCTACTAGGAACACCAGAGTATATGGCACCAGAGCTTTACGAGGAGGACTACACCGAGTTAGTGGACATCTACTCATTTGCAATGTGCTTGATTGAAATGGCTACTATTGAGATACCTTACAGTGAATGTGACGGTATAGCAAAACTATACAAGATGGTAACTGCTGGAACAAAGCCTCAAGCTCTTAACAGGGTGAGCGATCCTGAGTTGAAGGCCTTCATTTTAAGGTGCATCGGGCAGCCAAGAGCAAGACCCCCAGCCGCTGAACTGTTGAAGGATCCATTCCTTTCTGATGTTGTCAGTTATGATGAGAATTAA
- the LOC107767533 gene encoding putative serine/threonine-protein kinase WNK11 isoform X2: MPTANPDQENELFAEVDPSGRFGRYEELLGRGAEKMVYRAFDIAEGREVAWNQIKLSRFHGDSFIINKIYSEIKLLKNLKNDNIIVMYHFWKDCEKNILNFITEACASGNLREYRKKHRHVSIKALKKWSRQILKGLDYLHTHDPCVIHRDLNCSNIFINGNVGKVKIGDLGLATIVGKNHAAHTLLGTPEYMAPELYEEDYTELVDIYSFAMCLIEMATIEIPYSECDGIAKLYKMVTAGTKPQALNRVSDPELKAFILRCIGQPRARPPAAELLKDPFLSDVVSYDEN, from the exons ATGCCGACTGCAAATCCTGATCAAGAAAATGAATTATTTGCTGAGGTTGATCCATCCGGGAGGTTTGGACGGTACGAGGAGCTTCTAGGCCGTGGTGCAGAGAAGATGGTGTATAGGGCGTTTGATATTGCGGAAGGCAGAGAAGTCGCCTGGAATCAGATTAAATTGAGCAGATTCCATGGCGACTCTTTCATCATCAATAAGATATATTCTGAGATCAAGTTGCTGAAGAACTTGAAGAATGACAACATCATAGTCATGTACCATTTCTGGAAGGACTGTGAGAAGAACATTCTGAATTTCATAACTGAGGCATGTGCGTCTGGTAATTTGAGGGAATACAGGAAGAAGCATCGTCATGTTTCGATAAAGGCCTTGAAGAAGTGGTCGAGACAGATACTAAAAGGCTTGGATTATCTCCATACTCATGACCCTTGTGTCATTCATAGAGACCTCAATTGCAGTAATATCTTTATCAATGGTAATGTTGGAAAG GTAAAGATTGGTGATCTTGGTCTGGCAACAATTGTAGGGAAGAACCATGCAGCACATACTCTACTAGGAACACCAGAGTATATGGCACCAGAGCTTTACGAGGAGGACTACACCGAGTTAGTGGACATCTACTCATTTGCAATGTGCTTGATTGAAATGGCTACTATTGAGATACCTTACAGTGAATGTGACGGTATAGCAAAACTATACAAGATGGTAACTGCTGGAACAAAGCCTCAAGCTCTTAACAGGGTGAGCGATCCTGAGTTGAAGGCCTTCATTTTAAGGTGCATCGGGCAGCCAAGAGCAAGACCCCCAGCCGCTGAACTGTTGAAGGATCCATTCCTTTCTGATGTTGTCAGTTATGATGAGAATTAA